In a genomic window of Nocardiopsis mwathae:
- a CDS encoding glycoside hydrolase family 65 protein, whose product MNAWTLTYDELSPDRAGLREALCTLGNGYFATRGATPEPHTDGSRRPGTYIAGCYNRLTSTVAGQEVENEDMVNAPDWLPLTFRVGDGPWFTTSEAHDDRVELDLRRGVLTRTCRVRDQAGRVTRMTQRRLVSMDDPHVAALEATLVPENWSGRLTVRSALDARVRNEGVRRYSLLRGDHLRPLDTGRDGPDAAGTGRTWLRAETATSRIRIALAARTSVDVQASDRGTLGEPVASAADGWVACDLGVDAAEGRVVQVEKVVALYTSRDTAISDDLTAAREAAARAGTFGEVLRRHTLAWERIWRSCAVDIGGGEGQLALNLHVFHLLQTVSPHTADLDVGVPARGLHGEAYRGHVFWDELFVFPFLDLRYPQTARALLRYRWRRLPQARAAAREAGLRGALFPWQSGSDGREETQVLHLNPRSGRWLPDNSRLQRHSGIAIAYNVWQHYRVTGDVTFLSDFGAELLLEIARMLASLTEFDEEAGRYRIRGVMGPDEYHDGMPDREEPGLDDNAYTNIMTVWVLMRALEVVEALPEWRSRDLREALELTPAELEEFRRITERMRVVFHDGVVSQFDGYAGLEELDWAGYRATYGDIHRLDRILEAEGDTCNRYRASKQADVLMLFFLLPAEEFARILCRLGYTCEPDLISRTIDYYLARTSHGSTLSSVVHAWVLADTDRESSWRFFLEALRSDIEDVQGGTTAEGIHLGAMAGTVDILTRCYTGLSTAEGVLRLDPLLPAELDCFTFRIRYRGHWGIEVSICEGRVAITVPPSDEPPLEVELSGRRVDVPPGHTRVMALHPAHGAPTGV is encoded by the coding sequence GTGAACGCCTGGACGCTGACCTACGACGAGCTGAGCCCCGACCGCGCCGGGCTGCGCGAGGCGCTGTGCACCCTGGGCAACGGGTACTTCGCCACGCGCGGTGCCACGCCCGAGCCGCACACCGACGGCTCGCGCCGCCCGGGGACCTACATCGCGGGCTGCTACAACCGGCTCACCTCCACCGTCGCCGGCCAGGAGGTGGAGAACGAGGACATGGTCAACGCCCCCGACTGGCTGCCGCTGACATTCCGGGTCGGGGACGGGCCGTGGTTCACCACTTCCGAGGCCCACGACGACCGGGTGGAGCTGGATCTGCGGCGCGGCGTGCTCACCCGCACGTGCAGGGTGCGTGACCAGGCCGGCCGGGTGACCCGGATGACGCAGCGCCGCCTGGTCTCGATGGACGACCCGCACGTCGCCGCGCTGGAGGCGACCCTGGTCCCGGAGAACTGGAGCGGACGCCTGACGGTGCGCTCGGCGCTGGACGCGCGCGTGCGCAACGAGGGCGTGCGGCGCTACTCGCTGCTGCGCGGCGACCACCTGCGCCCCCTGGACACCGGCCGCGACGGCCCCGACGCGGCGGGCACCGGCCGCACCTGGCTGCGCGCCGAGACGGCCACCTCCCGGATCCGCATCGCGCTGGCCGCCCGGACCTCGGTGGATGTGCAGGCGTCCGACCGCGGCACGCTGGGCGAACCGGTCGCCTCGGCGGCCGACGGGTGGGTCGCCTGCGACCTGGGCGTCGATGCCGCCGAGGGGCGGGTGGTGCAGGTGGAGAAGGTGGTGGCGCTGTACACCTCCCGCGATACGGCCATCAGCGACGACCTGACGGCGGCGCGCGAGGCGGCCGCGCGCGCCGGCACCTTCGGCGAGGTGCTGCGCCGCCACACGCTCGCCTGGGAGCGGATCTGGCGGTCGTGCGCCGTGGACATCGGCGGCGGCGAGGGCCAGCTCGCCCTCAACCTGCACGTCTTCCACCTGTTGCAGACAGTGTCGCCGCACACCGCCGACCTCGACGTCGGGGTGCCCGCGCGGGGGCTGCACGGCGAGGCCTACCGGGGGCACGTGTTCTGGGACGAGCTGTTCGTGTTCCCGTTCCTCGACCTGCGCTACCCGCAGACGGCGCGGGCGCTGCTGCGCTACCGGTGGCGACGCCTGCCCCAGGCGCGGGCGGCCGCTCGGGAGGCGGGGCTGCGCGGTGCCCTGTTCCCCTGGCAGAGCGGGAGCGACGGGCGGGAGGAGACCCAGGTCCTGCACCTCAACCCCCGTTCGGGGCGGTGGCTTCCGGACAACTCCCGGCTGCAGCGGCACTCCGGGATCGCGATCGCCTACAACGTCTGGCAGCACTACCGGGTCACCGGGGATGTCACCTTCCTCTCCGACTTCGGGGCGGAGCTCCTGCTGGAGATCGCCCGCATGCTGGCCTCGCTGACCGAGTTCGACGAGGAGGCCGGGCGCTACCGGATCCGCGGCGTGATGGGGCCCGACGAGTACCACGACGGCATGCCCGACCGGGAGGAGCCCGGTCTGGACGACAACGCCTACACCAACATCATGACGGTGTGGGTGCTGATGCGGGCGCTGGAGGTGGTGGAGGCGCTGCCGGAGTGGCGCAGTCGGGACCTGCGGGAGGCTTTGGAGCTGACGCCGGCGGAGCTGGAGGAGTTCCGTCGCATCACCGAGCGGATGCGGGTGGTGTTCCACGACGGCGTGGTCAGCCAGTTCGACGGGTATGCGGGGCTGGAGGAGCTGGACTGGGCGGGCTACCGGGCCACCTACGGCGACATCCACCGGCTGGACCGCATCCTGGAGGCGGAGGGCGACACGTGCAACCGCTACCGGGCGTCCAAGCAGGCCGACGTGCTGATGCTGTTCTTCCTGCTTCCGGCCGAGGAGTTCGCGCGGATCCTGTGCCGGTTGGGCTACACCTGCGAGCCCGATCTCATCTCCCGGACCATCGACTACTACCTGGCCCGCACCTCGCACGGATCGACGCTGAGCTCGGTGGTGCACGCCTGGGTCCTGGCCGACACCGACCGCGAGTCGTCGTGGCGGTTCTTCCTGGAGGCGCTGCGCTCCGACATCGAGGACGTGCAGGGCGGAACGACCGCCGAGGGCATCCACCTGGGCGCGATGGCGGGGACCGTGGACATCCTCACGCGCTGCTACACGGGCCTGTCCACGGCGGAGGGGGTCCTGCGGCTCGACCCGCTGCTGCCCGCCGAGCTCGACTGCTTCACCTTCCGGATCCGCTACCGGGGCCACTGGGGTATCGAGGTGTCGATCTGCGAGGGCCGGGTGGCGATCACCGTGCCGCCCTCCGACGAACCGCCGCTCGAAGTGGAGCTGTCAGGGCGCCGCGTCGACGTCCCGCCGGGTCACACGCGGGTCATGGCCCTGCATCCGGCCCACGGCGCACCGACCGGGGTGTGA
- a CDS encoding HAD family hydrolase, translating into MARDSARIRIDDLAAVVFDMDGVITDTASVHAAAWKAVFDEVLRSPSAADGARLQPFDAAGDYLAYVDGRSRSDGVRAFLRSRGLALPETAPPDAPDTATVASVAARKDRIFRDRITRDGVRVFPSTVALLHRLRGARIPTAAVSASRNCAAVLHAAGVEDLFDARVDGVEAARLGLPGKPDPALFLEAARRLSAEPGHTAMVEDSLVGVEAGRRGGFGWVIGVDRGDQRGGLYERGADIVVSDLAELDFVEVSP; encoded by the coding sequence GTGGCCCGAGACAGCGCACGGATCCGCATCGACGACCTGGCCGCGGTGGTCTTCGACATGGACGGGGTCATCACCGACACCGCCTCCGTGCACGCCGCCGCGTGGAAGGCCGTCTTCGACGAGGTGCTGCGGTCCCCCTCCGCGGCCGACGGCGCACGCCTGCAGCCGTTCGACGCCGCCGGCGACTACCTGGCGTACGTCGACGGCCGTTCGCGGTCCGACGGCGTGCGCGCCTTCCTTCGCTCCCGCGGCCTGGCCCTGCCCGAGACCGCTCCCCCCGACGCCCCCGACACCGCCACGGTCGCCTCGGTGGCCGCGCGCAAGGACCGGATCTTCCGCGACCGCATCACCCGGGACGGCGTCCGCGTGTTCCCCTCCACCGTCGCACTGCTGCACCGTCTGCGCGGCGCCCGCATCCCCACCGCCGCCGTCTCGGCCAGCCGCAACTGCGCCGCGGTACTGCACGCCGCCGGTGTCGAGGACCTCTTCGACGCGCGCGTCGACGGGGTGGAGGCCGCCCGGTTGGGCCTGCCGGGCAAACCCGATCCCGCCCTGTTCCTGGAGGCGGCGCGGCGGCTGTCGGCGGAACCCGGGCACACCGCCATGGTCGAGGACTCGCTGGTGGGGGTGGAGGCCGGACGGCGCGGCGGCTTCGGGTGGGTGATCGGGGTCGACCGCGGCGATCAGCGCGGCGGACTGTACGAACGCGGCGCCGACATCGTCGTCTCCGACCTGGCCGAACTCGACTTCGTGGAGGTCTCCCCGTGA
- a CDS encoding class I SAM-dependent methyltransferase gives MTAGGEPSRPGPDPRGIPATDLRHPVFARIWPRLRVGMDRGGMAERRRDLLAGLAGRVIEVGAGDGADFAHYPPEVTGVLAVEPEPRLRALARAAARTAPVPVRVTGGIAEALPAAEGSFDAAVASHVLCSVRDEAAAAAELHRVLRPGGRLRFLGHVGAAAPAARAVEWLLDATFWPRLCAGCHLGRTTLDTLRRAGFRLNEGTLVWFHFPEVRIVTPGGRHVLAELRRP, from the coding sequence ATGACCGCCGGCGGTGAACCGTCCCGCCCGGGCCCGGACCCGCGGGGAATCCCGGCCACCGACCTGCGCCACCCGGTCTTCGCCCGCATCTGGCCCCGGCTGCGGGTCGGCATGGACCGCGGGGGGATGGCCGAGCGCCGCCGCGACCTGCTGGCCGGCCTGGCCGGGCGGGTCATCGAGGTGGGCGCGGGCGACGGCGCCGACTTCGCCCACTACCCGCCCGAGGTCACCGGGGTGCTCGCAGTGGAACCGGAGCCCCGGCTGCGCGCACTGGCCCGCGCCGCCGCCCGCACCGCTCCCGTCCCCGTGCGGGTCACCGGGGGTATCGCCGAGGCCCTGCCCGCCGCCGAGGGATCCTTCGACGCCGCCGTCGCCAGCCACGTGTTGTGCTCGGTGCGCGACGAGGCCGCGGCCGCGGCCGAGCTGCACCGGGTCCTCCGACCGGGCGGGCGGCTGCGCTTCCTGGGCCACGTCGGCGCGGCGGCCCCGGCCGCGCGGGCGGTGGAGTGGCTGCTCGACGCCACCTTCTGGCCGCGGCTGTGCGCCGGGTGCCACCTGGGTCGAACCACCCTGGACACCCTGCGCCGCGCCGGGTTCCGGCTGAACGAGGGCACACTGGTGTGGTTCCACTTCCCCGAAGTGCGTATTGTGACCCCCGGCGGCCGCCACGTCCTGGCCGAACTCCGCCGCCCCTAG
- a CDS encoding IS630 family transposase translates to MSLPGPKPPPLDLSEDERTELQRWVRRRKTAQDLALRARIVLACAQGMSNAQVRRELGVSAPTVTKWRQRFAEHRLEGLTDEPRPGRPRTVTDAQVEAVVAATLETRPAHGTHWSTRSMAKHTGLTQNAVWRIWNAFGLQPHRTESFKLSTDPFFIDKVRDVVGLYLDPPERAVALCVDEKSQIQALNRTQPVLPMMPGTPERATHDYVRAGVTSLFAALDTATGRVITSIHRRHRATEFKKFLAKIDREVPAELQVHLVLDNYATHKTPEIRRWLLRHPRFHLHFIPTGSSWLNLVERWFAEITERLIRRGTHRSVQALEKDIRAWAASWNEDPRPYVWTKTAEEILDSLAFYCQQINKRTNQSGH, encoded by the coding sequence ATGAGTCTTCCCGGACCGAAACCGCCACCGCTGGACCTGTCCGAGGACGAGCGCACCGAGCTCCAGCGGTGGGTCAGACGCCGCAAGACCGCCCAGGACCTGGCCCTGCGGGCGCGGATCGTGCTCGCCTGCGCCCAGGGCATGTCCAACGCCCAAGTGCGGCGCGAGCTGGGGGTGTCGGCGCCCACGGTGACCAAGTGGCGGCAGCGCTTCGCCGAGCACCGCTTGGAGGGCCTGACCGACGAACCACGGCCGGGCCGGCCGCGCACCGTCACCGACGCCCAGGTCGAGGCGGTCGTGGCCGCGACCCTGGAGACCAGGCCCGCCCACGGCACCCACTGGTCCACACGCTCCATGGCCAAGCACACCGGCCTCACCCAGAACGCGGTCTGGCGGATCTGGAACGCCTTCGGCCTGCAACCCCACCGCACCGAGTCGTTCAAGCTCTCCACCGACCCGTTCTTCATCGACAAGGTCCGCGACGTGGTCGGCCTGTACCTGGACCCTCCCGAACGGGCGGTCGCGCTGTGCGTGGACGAGAAATCCCAGATCCAGGCCCTCAACCGCACCCAGCCGGTCCTGCCGATGATGCCCGGCACACCCGAGCGCGCGACCCATGACTATGTGCGCGCGGGAGTGACCAGCCTGTTCGCAGCCCTGGACACCGCCACCGGCCGGGTGATCACCTCCATCCACCGCCGGCACCGCGCCACGGAGTTCAAGAAGTTCCTGGCCAAGATCGACCGCGAGGTCCCTGCCGAGCTGCAGGTACACCTGGTCCTGGACAACTACGCAACGCACAAGACACCCGAGATCCGCAGGTGGCTGCTGCGCCACCCCCGGTTCCACCTCCACTTCATCCCGACCGGCTCGTCCTGGCTGAACCTGGTCGAACGCTGGTTCGCCGAGATCACCGAGCGGCTGATCCGCCGCGGCACCCACCGCAGCGTCCAAGCCCTGGAAAAGGACATCCGCGCCTGGGCCGCGTCCTGGAACGAGGACCCCCGCCCATATGTGTGGACCAAGACCGCCGAGGAGATCCTCGACAGCCTTGCCTTCTACTGCCAACAAATCAACAAACGAACTAACCAATCAGGACACTAG
- a CDS encoding FdhF/YdeP family oxidoreductase — MSTAPSDDPRQDDPRVEAPHTQAVGLPAIVNSLRVVGEQSGPKRGLLTLVSVNQKKGFDCPGCAWPEPDHRHPAEFCENGAKAVAEESTRRAVTREFFARHSVADLAERSGYWLGQQGRLTEPMYLADGADHYTPIGWDEAFGLIADELGALDSPDGAAFYTSGRTGNEAAFLYQLFARRFGTNNLPDCSNMCHESSGSALTETLGIGKGSVLLDDIYRADLIIVAGQNPGTNHPRMLTALEKAKRAGARIMTVNPLPEAGMQRFKNPQTARGLVGRGTRLTDLFLQIRVGGDLALFSAFNRLLLQIAERSGSAAVLDRAFIAEHTHGFEEFAARLLDTDEEAFWAKVSRATGLARKEIDEALAMVLASKRIVVCWAMGLTQHKHAVPTIREIVNFLLLRGNVGRPGAGVCPVRGHSNVQGDRTMGIFERPSQDFLDALAEEFGFEPPREPGLDTVDTIRAMRDGRVKVFFAMGGNFVSASPDTRVTEDAMRRCRLTVHVSTKLNRSHVVTGTRALILPALGRTDRDVQQGGEQFVTVEDSMCMVHASRGKVTPLSSEMRSEVAIVCGLARRVLGTDDTVPWESFTADYDRIRDRIERVVPGFDDFNERARRPGGFALPHAPRDERRFPTATGKANFTVNAMTAPEVPEGRLLLQTLRSHDQFNTTIYGLDDRYRGIHDGRRVILVHPEDCAELGVEGGRYVDIVSEWTDGTDRRAPHFKVVEYPTTRGCAAAYYPETNVLVPLDSTADTSNTPTSKSIIVRLEPDSGH; from the coding sequence ATGTCCACCGCACCGAGCGACGACCCGCGCCAGGACGACCCCCGGGTCGAGGCTCCGCACACCCAGGCCGTCGGCCTCCCCGCCATCGTCAACAGCCTGCGCGTGGTCGGGGAGCAGTCCGGGCCCAAGCGCGGCCTGCTCACCCTGGTCAGCGTCAACCAGAAGAAGGGCTTCGACTGCCCGGGCTGCGCCTGGCCGGAGCCCGACCACCGGCACCCGGCCGAGTTCTGCGAGAACGGCGCCAAGGCGGTCGCCGAGGAGTCCACCCGCCGCGCGGTCACCCGGGAGTTCTTCGCCCGCCACAGCGTCGCCGACCTCGCCGAGCGCTCCGGGTACTGGCTGGGCCAGCAGGGCCGACTCACCGAGCCCATGTACCTGGCCGACGGCGCCGACCACTACACGCCCATCGGGTGGGACGAGGCGTTCGGGCTGATCGCCGACGAGCTCGGCGCGCTGGACTCCCCGGACGGCGCCGCCTTCTACACCTCGGGGCGCACCGGCAACGAGGCCGCGTTCCTGTACCAGCTGTTCGCCCGCCGGTTCGGCACCAACAACCTGCCGGACTGCTCCAACATGTGCCACGAGTCATCGGGGTCCGCGCTGACCGAGACGCTGGGCATCGGCAAGGGCAGCGTGCTGCTGGACGACATCTACCGGGCCGACCTGATCATCGTGGCGGGGCAGAACCCGGGCACCAACCACCCCCGCATGCTCACCGCCCTGGAGAAGGCCAAGCGGGCGGGCGCGCGGATCATGACGGTCAACCCGCTGCCGGAGGCCGGGATGCAGCGGTTCAAGAACCCGCAGACCGCGCGCGGCCTGGTCGGGCGCGGCACCCGGCTCACCGACCTCTTCCTGCAGATCCGGGTGGGCGGTGACCTCGCCCTGTTCAGCGCGTTCAACCGGCTGCTGCTGCAGATCGCCGAGCGCAGCGGCAGCGCGGCCGTCCTCGACCGGGCCTTCATCGCCGAACACACCCACGGCTTCGAGGAGTTCGCCGCGCGGCTGCTGGACACCGACGAGGAGGCGTTCTGGGCCAAGGTGTCCCGGGCGACCGGGCTGGCCCGGAAGGAGATCGACGAGGCGCTGGCCATGGTGCTGGCGTCCAAGCGCATCGTGGTGTGCTGGGCGATGGGCCTGACCCAGCACAAGCACGCGGTGCCCACCATCCGGGAGATCGTGAACTTCCTGCTGCTGCGCGGCAACGTGGGGCGCCCCGGCGCCGGCGTGTGCCCGGTGCGCGGGCACAGCAACGTGCAGGGCGATCGCACGATGGGGATCTTCGAGCGCCCCTCACAGGACTTCCTGGACGCGCTGGCCGAGGAGTTCGGCTTCGAGCCGCCGCGCGAACCCGGGCTCGACACGGTCGATACCATCCGCGCGATGCGCGATGGGCGGGTGAAGGTGTTCTTCGCGATGGGCGGCAACTTCGTGTCGGCCTCGCCGGACACCCGCGTCACCGAGGACGCGATGCGGCGCTGCCGGCTGACCGTCCACGTGTCCACGAAGCTGAACCGGTCGCACGTCGTCACCGGGACGCGGGCGCTGATCCTGCCGGCGCTGGGCCGGACCGACCGGGACGTGCAGCAGGGCGGCGAGCAGTTCGTGACCGTCGAGGACTCGATGTGCATGGTGCACGCGTCCCGGGGCAAGGTCACCCCGCTGTCATCGGAGATGCGCTCGGAGGTCGCGATCGTCTGCGGCCTGGCCCGCCGGGTCCTGGGCACCGACGACACCGTGCCGTGGGAGTCCTTCACCGCCGACTACGACCGGATCCGCGACCGGATCGAGCGCGTGGTGCCGGGCTTCGACGACTTCAACGAGCGCGCCCGCCGCCCCGGCGGCTTCGCGCTGCCCCACGCGCCGCGCGACGAGCGCCGGTTCCCCACGGCGACGGGGAAGGCCAACTTCACGGTCAACGCGATGACCGCCCCGGAGGTCCCCGAGGGCAGGCTGCTCCTGCAGACCCTGCGCTCCCACGATCAGTTCAACACCACCATCTACGGGCTGGACGACCGCTACCGCGGCATCCACGACGGCCGCCGCGTCATCCTCGTCCACCCCGAGGACTGCGCCGAACTCGGCGTCGAAGGCGGCCGGTACGTCGACATCGTCAGCGAATGGACCGACGGCACCGACCGCCGCGCACCCCACTTCAAGGTCGTCGAATACCCCACCACCAGGGGCTGCGCCGCCGCCTACTACCCGGAGACCAACGTCCTGGTACCCCTGGACTCCACCGCCGACACCTCCAACACCCCCACCTCCAAGTCGATCATCGTCCGCCTGGAACCCGACTCCGGGCACTAG
- a CDS encoding cold-shock protein, whose protein sequence is MAQGTVKWFNGEKGFGFIQQDAGGPDVFVHYSNISGSGFRNLEENQRVEFDITEGPKGPQAENVQGL, encoded by the coding sequence ATGGCGCAGGGAACCGTCAAGTGGTTCAACGGCGAAAAGGGCTTTGGTTTCATCCAGCAGGACGCCGGTGGCCCCGACGTTTTCGTGCACTACAGCAACATCAGCGGGTCTGGCTTCCGTAACCTGGAAGAGAACCAGCGCGTTGAGTTCGACATCACTGAGGGCCCGAAGGGCCCGCAGGCCGAGAACGTTCAGGGCCTCTAA
- a CDS encoding GNAT family N-acetyltransferase: MTAEVRTERLIIRDWDLSDADAALSIYGAEEVARWLTPQMHTVSDVSAMRSVLHAWTEAQPDLVPPAGRWAIVRAEDGELIGGLSLRQLPPYEEDFELSWQLRPDVWGNGYATEASRALIRWAFDQGIEELFAVARPDNERAIATARRIGMEWVGETDKYYDRRLQVFRIRPAET, from the coding sequence ATGACCGCTGAAGTGCGCACCGAGCGCCTGATCATCCGCGACTGGGACCTTTCCGACGCGGATGCCGCACTGAGCATCTACGGCGCCGAGGAAGTCGCGCGGTGGCTCACCCCTCAGATGCACACCGTGTCCGACGTCTCCGCGATGCGGTCGGTGCTGCACGCCTGGACCGAGGCCCAACCCGACCTGGTGCCGCCCGCCGGCCGCTGGGCGATCGTCCGCGCCGAGGACGGCGAACTCATCGGCGGGCTCTCGCTGCGGCAGCTGCCCCCCTATGAGGAGGACTTCGAGCTCAGCTGGCAGCTGCGCCCCGACGTCTGGGGCAACGGGTATGCCACCGAGGCGAGCAGGGCCCTCATCCGGTGGGCGTTCGACCAGGGCATCGAGGAACTGTTCGCCGTCGCGCGCCCCGACAACGAACGCGCCATCGCCACCGCCCGTCGCATCGGCATGGAGTGGGTCGGCGAGACCGACAAGTACTACGACCGCCGACTGCAGGTCTTCCGCATCCGTCCTGCGGAGACGTGA
- a CDS encoding ACT domain-containing protein, giving the protein MSTAEHDLTRLLTGMRPELRPGRYVFTHADRVPEGVQPVVTVAEDEALTIVCRQAEADAAGLAYDYQAAWITLRVHSALEAVGLTAAVSAVLADADLSCNVVAGFHHDHLFVPHTDGPRAVELLRSLAARAADGVEHH; this is encoded by the coding sequence GTGAGCACCGCCGAACACGACCTCACCCGGCTACTGACCGGGATGCGACCCGAGCTGCGTCCGGGCCGCTACGTCTTCACCCATGCCGACCGGGTCCCGGAGGGCGTGCAGCCGGTCGTCACCGTCGCCGAGGACGAGGCCCTGACCATCGTGTGCCGCCAGGCCGAGGCCGATGCGGCGGGCCTGGCCTATGACTACCAGGCCGCCTGGATCACCCTGCGGGTCCACTCCGCACTGGAGGCCGTGGGGCTCACCGCCGCCGTATCCGCCGTACTCGCCGATGCCGACCTGTCGTGCAACGTCGTCGCCGGCTTCCACCACGACCACCTCTTCGTCCCCCACACCGACGGCCCCCGAGCGGTGGAACTGCTGCGCTCGCTCGCCGCACGGGCGGCGGACGGCGTGGAGCACCACTGA
- a CDS encoding SWIM zinc finger family protein, producing the protein MSQGGTRGTGGGPVQGRSWWSRRFVEAMESGPEGVRLGHGRHRAAQDAVHDLRVSPGEVLAKVHDSGGSPYRVSLILPTLDEEEWATVVAALAGQPLFRARLLAGGLPPEVERVFDVLGVPLFPRGVGDLALACSCPGWEGVCTHVAAVLQALAGMLDSDPFLLLAWLGRERGEFLSELRRAARAAAEPGGGTAREREDEAALFADLPCPPLPAAPPLPQTGDAFWSAPDPPRPPACEGPPQPVMLTTDPPGDDGGSLVRELEPLYERLTARLH; encoded by the coding sequence ATGAGCCAGGGTGGCACGCGCGGCACCGGCGGCGGACCCGTCCAGGGTCGCTCGTGGTGGTCGCGCCGCTTCGTCGAGGCGATGGAATCGGGCCCCGAGGGCGTGCGGCTGGGGCACGGGCGACACCGTGCGGCCCAGGACGCGGTGCACGACCTCAGGGTGTCACCGGGCGAGGTGCTCGCCAAGGTGCACGACTCCGGCGGGAGCCCCTACCGCGTGAGCCTGATCCTGCCGACGCTGGACGAGGAGGAGTGGGCGACGGTGGTCGCGGCGCTGGCCGGGCAGCCGCTGTTCCGCGCCCGGCTGCTGGCCGGGGGGTTGCCGCCGGAGGTGGAGCGGGTCTTCGACGTCCTGGGTGTCCCCCTCTTCCCGCGCGGCGTCGGCGACCTGGCACTGGCATGCTCCTGCCCGGGGTGGGAAGGGGTGTGCACGCATGTGGCGGCGGTGCTCCAGGCTCTGGCCGGCATGCTGGACTCCGACCCGTTCCTGCTGCTCGCCTGGCTCGGCAGGGAACGCGGGGAGTTCCTGTCCGAGCTGCGCCGGGCGGCACGCGCCGCCGCGGAGCCGGGGGGCGGGACGGCTCGGGAACGGGAAGACGAGGCCGCCCTGTTCGCGGACCTTCCCTGTCCTCCGCTGCCCGCCGCTCCTCCCCTGCCGCAGACCGGCGACGCCTTCTGGTCCGCCCCGGACCCGCCCCGGCCTCCGGCGTGCGAGGGGCCGCCGCAGCCGGTGATGCTGACGACCGACCCTCCGGGCGACGACGGCGGCTCACTGGTGCGCGAGCTCGAACCGCTCTATGAGCGGCTGACCGCCCGGTTGCACTGA